CCACCCGGCTGTCCTACGCCAACGCCCGCAACGACAACGCACCGCAGGCGCTGACCAAGCTCAACAGCAAGGGCGTGCCGTGGGTGTCCATCCTGCTGATGTTCGTGGTCGGGTGCTTCTTCTTCCTGCCCTTCCCCGCTTGGTCGAAGTTCATCGGCTTCATCAGCTCCGCCTTCGCCGTGTCCTTCGCACCGGGCTGCCTCGTCGTGGGCGCGCTGCGCAGGCAGCTGCCCGATCAGGAACGCCCCTTCCGGCTGCCCGCCGGTGACCTCATCCCGGTACTGGCGTTCATCGCCTCCGGGCTGCTGGTGTTCTGGTCGGGCTGGTCGATCAACGAGAAGATGCTCATCGGGTTGCTGACCGGCTACGTGGTGTTCGTGATCTACCACGTGACCACCAAGCACGACACACCGCCGGTGGACTTCAAGTCCGGCTCCTGGTTCCCGATCTGGCTCGCCGGACTGATGGTCCTGAGCTACTTCGGGGACATGGACGCCAACGCCGAGGCGGCCGCCAGCCTCCTCAACGGTGGCGACGGAGTGCTCGGCATCGGCACGGGCTCGCTCGTGGTCGCGGTGTGGAGCGTGGCGATGTACTTCTACGCGATAGCGGTACGACTGCCCGCCCGGCGCGCCGCCGCCTACATCGAGAAGACCCCGACCGACGCCCCCACCACCGCGGGCTGAGACCTCGGGAAACCACTTCGGGCCCGTTCCGGAACGGGCCCCACACCCCGACGGGGCGGGACCGCTCGGTCCCGCCCCGTTCTCGTACCGGCCCCCACCTGTCGAGTAGCACACACCACACACCGGGGAGCCGGCGCGACGCCCCGCATACACTTCGGGGAGCAGGCACGGCGAGAGGACGGGAGCGGTGGTGTCCACCAACGGCGGAGCGAACCGGGTGGCGGTCGTGGTCAACACGCTGTCCCGGACAGGAAGTATCGCCTACACCCAGGCCGTGCGGGCCCTGGACGAACTGGGTGTCCCCCTCGGAACCACCTACCCGCTCAAGGACCCGGCACGGCTGGTGGAGACGGTGCGCGCGGCCATCGACGAGGAGCACGACCTCGTGGTCATCGGCGGCGGCGACGGCACGATCAGCTCGGTGGTGGACGTGCTGGCCCACACCGGCGTTCCGATGGGGCTGCTGCCGCTGGGAACGGCCAACGACTTCGCCCGCACCCTGGAGATCCCGACCGAGACCGAGAAGGCCTGCGAGACGATCGCCCGAGGCAAGGTCGTCGACATCGACCTCGGGCTGTGCGGCAACAACTACTACGCCAACCGGGCCTCGGTCGGCATCGGAGCGAACGTCGCCAACGCCATGTCCCCCAGGCTGAAGAAGACCGTCGGCTCGCTGGCCTACCCGGTGGCCTCGGCGAAGGGCTTCCTGCGGCACCGGCCGTTCCCCGCACGGCTGACCTTTCCCGACGGGGACCACCCCACCAAGGAGTTCAACAGCCTGCTGCAGGTCTCCGTCGCCAACGGCCGTTACTTCGGCGGCGGCCAGCTCGCCGTGCCCGACTCCGGCATCGACGACAGTACGCTGGACGTGACGGTGATCAAGCACGGCAACATCCGCGAGTTGACCACTGTGGTGCGCAACTTCAAGAGCACGAGGCTGCTGGAGACCGACCAGGCCGAGCACATCCGCACCAGGCGGGTCCGGCTGGAGACCACTCCCAACATGCCGATCAACGTCGACGGCGAGCTGGTGGCCGGAACCCCGGGTGAGTTCTCGGTGGCTCGGAACGCGCTGCACGTGATCGTGCCGCGAGACTGGGTGGACGGTGGCTGAGGGAACGCGAGCCGGGCGGCCACGCGCCGTACGCCCGCTCCCGAGGCAGGCCCTGGCGAACAACGACGCTTCCGGACCGGTGAGGAACGACCACCGTTGACGATGTGGAACTACAGCAACGCACCGCGGTGCACGGTGTGCGCGCACCGCGCGATCATCACCAAACAGCAGGCCCAGACCCTGGTGAACTCCTCGGAGGGCCGACTGGTCGCCTACCAGTGCCCGATCGAGCTCTCCAGCTGGCACGTCTGGGCGCCGGAGTTCGAACGGGCCGACCAGGGCGGGTCCGAATAGGGCGCCACAACGTGGGCTCCCGGCGGCGTCGGTTTCCCGCTGGATCGACCGCGCCGGTGAGGCAGCATGGCGCGGCTGGCGTCATTTCTCGCGAGACCGCCGTGCCGCTTCGACGCAGTGCCGCACCCCAACGTCCTCGCACGCCCGAGCTCCCACCACTCACACCGTCGCCCACCACCGGGCCCTCTTGCCCCGTACTCCGCCGCACCACAGGACTTCCCGCCCCTGCTTGAAGCAGTGCTCCAGAAGTGCCGCCGCGCCCGTCGATCATTGGTGTCTCTGAGGCCTTCTCGGCGTCGCCGACGCCGAACAACCAGGCACGCAGTCCGGCCAACCGCGGGTCCTCTCGTGGTGCTCTCGCGAGAACGCCCCCGACGTGGGTACCTACTCGATGCCGGGGGAACCGCACCGAGAGCCCACGAGAGGACCCGTCAAGCGATCATCTCGCCCGATCGGGCCGGATAGGAGTCACTCGACGAGTTCGAAGGTGACGGCGTGCTCGGTGCCGAACAAGGCCCCCGCCTCGGCGGTCGTGCGGTGCAGGAAGTCGCGCGCCATCTCCTCGGGTGCCTGTTCGGTGAGCGCCGACAGGTAGGCGGCGTGCGCGGCCAGCGACTCCACCGCCCGGCCGAGGGTCGGACCGACGTCGACCGCGTGCGTGGGGTGCGGGGACCCGGCCACGGCGATCCGGCGCACCCCGTTCCAGGGCGGCAGGTTCTCCTCGGTGACCAGTTCGGGAAAGATCCAGCGGTTTCCCGCGTCGCCCACGGCGTCCAGTGCGGCCCTGCCCACGGCGCGGTGATCCGGGCTGTTCCAGCCGCCGAACCCCCACCGGTCGTAGTGGTTGAACGTGACGACCAGCTCGGGGCGCACCTCCCGGATACCGCGCGCCAGGTCGCGCCGCAGCACGGTGCCCTCCTCGATGACGCCGTCCCGGTGGTCGAGGAAGCGCACGTCCTCCACGCCGACCAGGGCGGCGCTCTCCCGCTGCTCCCGCTCCCGCAGCGGCCCGGCCTGCTCGGGAGCGAGCCCGTCGATACCGGCCTCACCGCGCGAGGCCAGCAGGTAGGAGACCTCGCGTCCTTCCTCGGTCCAACGCGCCACCGCCGCACAGGCGGCGAACTCCACGTCGTCCGGATGCGCCACGACCACCAGCGCGCGCTGCCAGTCGGTCGGCATGGGTTCGAGCGACTCGGTCATGAAACCCCCGTCTTCGGCCAAGGATCGGTCACCGAAGTTACCGGGTCATCGGGTTCGCGGCACGGGAATCACCGATTTCGCCCGGAAATCGCCGCGGCGCCCGTCGAGACGGGACCACGCGGCCACGCGGCGCACGGAACTCCGGCGCGTGAGGCGAACGCATCGCGGCGAGGCCGGGCCGCTCGCCGCACAGGCCGCTACTCACCAGCCGGCCCACGCCCCTTCGACGCTCGCGGCGCCGGAACGACCACGCACGCAGCCCAGCCAACCGCGGGTTCTCCCGTGCGGCTCTCGCGAGGAAGGCCCGACGTTGTGTAGATCGCTACCCGATGTCGGGCCTCGCCGCAGCGAGAGCCGCACGAGAGGTTCCGCCAAGCGAATTCACTGGCAGATCAGTACAGAATGGACTAAATAAGGTCGCGGGCGATCGCCCGCCCCGCGTTACGCCCCGAGAAGACGCAACCGCCGAGGAAGGTCCCCTCCAGCGCGTTGTAGCCGTGCACCCCGCCACCGCCGAAACCCGCCACCTCACCGGCCGCGTAGAGCCCGTCGAAGGTCGAGCCGTCGGGGCGCATCACCTGCGAGTCCAGGTTGGTCTCCAGTCCGCCCAGGGTCTTGCGGGTGAGCGGTCGGAGCCGTACCGCGACCAGCGGTCCGTTGCCGTCGTCGAGCAGCCCGTGCGGTGTGGCGACCCGGATCGCCCTGTCGCTGACGAACCTGCGCGCCGCGCGGATCGCCGAGACCTGCATGTCCTTGCCGTAGGGCCGGCTCATCTCGGCGTCCCGTGCGGCCACCCGATCCCGCACGGCCCCGAAGTCCAGCAGCGACTCGCCGGTGAGCTCGTTCATGCCGTCGACCAGGTCCCGCAGGTTGTCCCGCACCACGAAGTCGACGCCGTGGCGCTTGAACGCCTCGACCGGGCCGGGAGCCCCCTTGCGCACCCGGGACAGCAGCTTGCGCGGGCTCTTGTCCGTCAGGTCGGGGTTCTGCTCCGAGCCCGACAGCGCGAACTCCTTGGCCAGGATGCTCTGGTCCAGCAGGAACCAGCTGTAGTCGTAACCGGTGCCGAGGATGTGGCGCAGCGTCCCCATGTTGTCGAATCCCGGGAAGTACGGCGCGGGCAACCGCTCACCCGTGGCGTCCAGCCACATCGAGGAGGGGCCCGGCAGAATGCGGATCCCGTGTCCCGGCCAGACCGGGTCCCAGTTGGTGATGCCCTCGGTGTAGTGCCACATCCGGTCGCGGTTGACCACGCTGGCACCCGCGCGCTCACCGGCGTCCAGCATCCTGCCGTCCACGTGCGCGGGAACCCCGGTGAGCATGTGCTCCGGCGCCCGACCCAGCCAGGAGGGCCAGTTCCGGCGGACCAGCTCGTGGTCGCCGCCGATGCCGCCGGAGGTGACCACCACGGCCTGCGCGTGGTACTCGAACTCCCCCACCACGTTCCGCGAGGAGGCCACTCCCCGCCGTTCGGCGGAGGGCTCCAGCACACCGCCGCGCACGCCGTGCGCGGCACCGTCGGAGACGAGCAGCTCGTCCACCCGGTGGCGGTACCGGATCCGCACCAGGCCCGCGCGCTCGGCGCGCAGCACCCGCTCGGCGAACACCCGCACGATCTCGGGGCCGGTGCCCCAGCCGAAGTGGAACCGGGGCACCGAGTTGCCGTGGGACGTGGCGGTGCCGCCACCGCGCTCGGCCCACCCCACGAAGGGCATGAACCGCATCCCCAGCCCGCGCAGGTAGGAGCGCTTCTCCCCCGCTGCGAACTCGACGTAGGCCCGGGCCCAGCGGCGCGGCCAGTAGTCGACCTCCGGCCGGTCGAAGGCGGCGCTGTTGGTCCAGTCACGCAGTGCCAGCTCGTAGCTGTCCCGCACACCGAGCCTGCGCTGTTCCGGGCTGTCCACGAGGAACAGTCCGCCGAGGGACCAGTGAGCCTGCCCTCCGAGGTTGTCGGCGTTCTCCTGCTCGACCAGCAGCACGGATCTGCCCGCGCGGGTCAGCTCGTAGGTGGCCACCAGTCCGGCCAGGCCCGCCCCGACCACGATGACGTCCGCGTCCGATGCCACGACCGCACCTCCCGTTCGTCTCGGGTTCGCCGCTCCGCCGTCGCGGGCCCCGCCCCGGTGACGGGAGCAGCGGTCGGTCATCGGCCACGGCCGAGTTCGTCCACCCGGCGCCACCGTTCGACCGGCCTCGCGCGAAGCGTGAGCCACGAAACACTATCCGATACTCACCGGGACCGGAACAGTGTTTCCGGATGCCACCGTCCCCGGTAGTGCTTTGTCGGGTCGGGGTGTCCGTCGGAAGGTGGTATCCCGACGCTGGTTCTCGGCGCCGCGGGCGCCGAAACGCCCACGCACGCGCCTCGCACCGCCACGGGACCTCTCGGGGGATGCTCTCGCGAGGAAGGCCCGTGTTGTGCGGTAGCTGCCCGATGTCGGGCCTGGCCGTTCACGAGACCGCGAGGGGCTCGTCAACCGAGCGCGGCGGAAAACCGGGCCGACAACGCCCTGATTGGCGACGAGTCACCGCGAGGCGACCTCGCCGGAGGCCTCACCCGTCTCTTCCGGACGAGCCCTGGCGGGCGCCCCGGTGGCGTGGTAGTCGGCCTCGACCGTGGTGTCGGTGCCCTCGGCCGCGCCGAACCGCCGCACCAGTGGGGTCAGCACCACCGCCACCAGCAGGTTGAGCAGCAGTGCCACCGCTCCCACGTAGATCTGGGTCTCGATGCCGGAGAGTGGCTGCCAGCCGAAGAGGCTGAAGTCCGACAGCGGCATGGCGGAACCGCCGAAGTGCCCCTCCCCGGTGACCGGGTCCTTGGGGATCAGGTACAGCTGCCAGAGCCCCCAGGCCATGCCGACCGCCCAACCGGCGACCAGCGCCCAGCGGTGCAGCCACCTGGTGTAGAGCGCGATCGCCACGGCGGGCAGGGTCTGCAGCACGATCACCCCGCCGATGAGCTGCATGTCGATGGAGAACTGCGGATCGATGAACACGATGCTCAGCACCGCGCCGAACTTGACCACCAGCGAGGCGAGCTTGGCCTGCTTGGCCTCCTGGGCGGGGGTGGCGCCGGGTCGCAGGTGCTCCTTGTAGATGTTGCGCGTCCACAGGTTGGCCGCCGCGATGGACATGATCGCGGCCGGGACCAGGGCCCCGATGCCGATGGCCGCGTAGGCCAGGCCCGCGAACCAGTCGGAGAACATCCGGTCGAACAACACCGGCACGATCGTGTTGGAGTCCGGCTCGCCGGTGGCACCGTTGACGATGGGCTCGACCCCGGCGGCCAGCGCGGCGTAGCCCAGCAGCGCCAGCATGCCGAGCAGGAACGAGTAGGCGGGCAGCGCGACCATGTTGCGCCGGATGACCCCGCGCCCGGAGGAGGCCAGGATGCCGGTCAGCGAATGCGGGTACAGGAAGAGCGAGAGCGCCGACCCCAGCGCGAGGGTGGCGTACTGCAGCTGGTTGTGCTCGCCGAGCAGTATCGACCCGGACCCGCCCGAGTCCGGATCGGACAGTTCGGCGGCGGACTCGTCGATGATCGCTCCCCAGCCGCCGAGCTCGGTGGGCAGGTAGAACACCGCGACGATGATGACCACGTAGATCAGCAGGTCCTTGACGAACGCGATCAGCGCGGGCGCGCGCAGTCCGGACTGGTAGGTGTACAGCGCCAGCACCAAGAAGGCGACGAACAGCGGGGCGTGCCCGGCCAGACCTCCCGCGTTGAGCCCCATCGTGCGCAGCACCGCTTCCAGACCGGCCAGCTGCAGCGCGATGTAGGGCATCGTGGCGACGATGCCGGTGACGGCGATCAGCGTGGCCAGCAGCGGCGACCCGTAGCGGCCGCGCACGTAGTCGGCTGGGGTGACGTAACCGTGCACTCTGGACACCGACCACATGCGCAGCAGCGGCAGCAGCACCAGCGGATAGAGCACCACGGTGTAGGGCAGCGCGAAGAAACCCATCGCGCCGGCCCCGAAGACCAGTGCGGGAACCGCGACGAAGGTGTAGGCGGTGTAGAGGTCCCCACCCACCAGGAACCAGGTGATCCAGGAGCCGAACTTGCGGCCTCCGAGCCCCCACTCGTCGAGGTGTTGCATGGACTCGGCCCGGCGCCAGCGCGTGGCGGCGAATCCCAGGACCGAGACGAACAGGAACAGTGCGGCGAAGACGCCGAATTCGGTCCACTGCATTCTTCAGAGTTTCCTGTCAGGGTTGCCGAGGTGCTCGGGTAGCGGAACCTCCCACCGGCTCTCGCTCCGGGTGCCCGACATCGGGTAGGGACCGCACGACGTCGGGCCTGCCTCGCGAGAGCCGAGGCGGGGAGAAGCCGCGGGTGGTCGAGTCGCGGAGGTGGTGGTTCGGTGCCGCCACCCCGAACGAGCCACACCAGTGGACGACACGAGGGAAAGCATCGGTCAGCGCTTCCCCCCGCCGCCGTCGGTGGTGGACTCGGTCACCGCGCGTTCCCGGCGGTTCGCGGCGCGGACCACCAGACCGACGCACACCACGCCGAGCGGCACGAACAGGAACTGCGACCAGTAGAACATCGGCAGCCCGAACAGCCTCGGCTCATCGTGATTCCACAGTGGAGTCACGAGCATGAGCAGCGGAACGAGCAGCAGCAGGTTCCAGGGCGAGCGGTCGGTTCCCGAACGAGCTCCGGTGGTGGAGCCGCGCTGCTGGCTCATGGACGGCCTCCCCAGGCTGTGCCGGTACGAATCACCCGATCGGGCAGCAGCATGCTAGTCGGAGTCGACCTCGCCGGGAAGGGTTGTCCGACCACGTGGGACACCGACTCGCTGCGTGACCTCGGACTCCGTTGCGTGCACGGTGTTCCGCGCACCGCGTCCGGCGCCGAGCCGGCGGAAGGCCTCGAAAGGCGCCGGGCGGCGGTCCGGCACACTGTGGCACCGGAGCGCGCTCCACGGCGCCCCGCCGACGAGGCGCCCCACCGGGCCGTCATCCGGCGGGGAAACCGGGCATCGAGCGAGAACCTCGGCGACGAAGGCGGACCCATGACCGAGACCACCGAGCCGGAATCGCGGCGGATCGCCGCACGGCTGCTGGCCGAACACCCCGTGTTCGACGGCCACAACGACCTGCCCTGGGCACTCCGCGAGTCGGTGGGCTACGACCTCGACCGCGCCGACATCGCCTCGGACCAGTCGGCGGCGCTGCACACCGACCTGGCCCGGCTGCGTTCCGGCGGTGTGGGGGCGCAGTTCTGGTCGGTCTACGTAAGCACGGATCTGACCGGGGACGCGGCGGTCTCGGCGACGCTGGAGCAGATCGACTGCGTGCGTGCGCTGACCGAGCGGTACTCCGACCGGCTGGTTCCCGCGTACTCGTCAGCCGACGTGGCGCGCTGCCGCGAGTCGGGCGGAGTCGCCTCGCTGCTGGGGGCCGAGGGCGGCCACTCGATCAACTGCTCCATGGGAGCACTGCGCGCGCTGTACGAGCTGGGCGTGCGCTACATGACGCTCACGCACAACGACAACGTCGCCTGGGCGGACTCGGCGACCGACGAACCGGCGGCCGGTGGCCTGACCCGTTTCGGCGAGGCGGTGGTGCGGGAGATGAACCGGTTGGGCATGCTCGTCGATCTCTCGCACACCTCGGCCGAGACCATGCGGGACGCGCTGCGGGTCAGCCGCGCCCCGGTGATCTTCTCCCACTCCAGCGCGCGGGCGGTCTGCGATCATCCGCGCAACGTGCCCGACGACGTGCTGCGCTCCCTGGCCGACAACGGCGGAGTCGCGATGGCGACCTTCGTGCCGAAGTTCGTGCTCCCCGAGGCGGCCGAGTGGGACCGGGCCGCTGACGCGCACCTGAGGGGGCTGGGCCTGCACCCGCTGGACGGCACCGAGCGCGGCCGTCGGGCGCGCGCGGAGTTCGAGCGGGAAAATCCACGTCCCGTGGCGACCGTGTCGAAGGTCGCCGACCACCTGGACCACATGCGCGAATCGGCCGGGATCGACCACATCGGACTCGGCGGTGACTTCGACGGCACCCCGTTCACCACGGCCGGGCTCGACGACGTCGCCGGGTACCCCAACCTGCTCGCCGAACTGCTGGACCGGAGCTGGTCCGAGGCGGAGCTGGCCAAGCTCACCTGGCACAACCCGCTGCGCGCGCTGCGCGAGGCGGAAGCGGTCTCCGAACGGCTCCGGCGCACCGAGGCCCCCTCGATCGCCACCGTGGCCCAGCTCGACGGAGAGCGCACGGCCTGACCACCGAACCGTTTCGCGGGCTCCTCCCGAAAACCGGTTGCGCCCACCGGTAGGAACGAGCGTGGAGCCGTCCGGGAGGAGTCACCGTGTTCGCTCATCCGCTGGGAGCCGACGCCGAGCTGCGACCGCTGGAGCCCTGGCAGGCGGCGGAGTTCGCCGAGTTCACCGAAGCCAACCGAGGGCACCTGGAGCCCTGGCTGCCCTGGACCGGCATCGTCGTCGACGAGGAGTCGGCCCGGCGGTTCCTGCGCAACTACGCGAACAAGCAGGCCGAGGACACCGGCCGGATCACGGGGATCTGGTCGCGCGGTGAGCTCGTCGGCGGTGCGTTGTTCCGGGTCTTCGACACCAGCAGCGGTTGCTGCGAACTCGGGGTCTGGCTCTCCGAGTCCGCGCAGGGGAACGGGTTGGTCACCCGTACCTGCGAGCACCTGATCGACTGGGCCGTCCGGATTCGGGGCATGGCGCGGGTGGAGTACCGGGTGTCGGCCGAGAACCACCGCAGCATCGCGGTGGCGAAACGGCTGGGCATGACCCACGAGGGCACGCTGCGCGGCTCCCTTCCCCTGCGCGGCGGGCGGCACGACATGCAGATCTGGGCCCTGCTGGCCGAGGAGTGGCACGGCGGGACCTCCTGATCCCACGCCCGCTCCTGCTGATCCACCAACAGTCGAGACACACCGACCACCTCCACACGCATCATCCCGACCGGTGCACCCACCGCCTGAAGCCAACCGAGAAACCGCGGCGCCGGTGCTGCGCGACCGGAGCGAACGCGGCCGACGGCCCCACTCGCGTCGTGCCGCCACGAGGGCGGCCCGGCCCGGCGTGGACGTCCACCGGGTACCGGGCCGCCTCGCGCGGATTCGGCGAAACCCCGACGCGCTCCCCGCCGCGCTTCCCGACGGGCAGGTGCGGGGGGAGCCTAGTGGTCCACCGCGCTTCCCCGCGCGTAGTCGTAGGAGCGCAGCAGGATCCCCCACACCACCTCGATCTCGTCGCGATCGCGGGACCGTAGACCAGCTGGGTGTTCTGGATCGGGTGGGGGACGCCCCAGCCCGCCTCGGTGACCAGCTTCTTGACCGTGGCGGGCAGCGTCATGTGCAGGCTGCTGTCCTGCACGGGGTGCATGTGGGCGAACTCCCTGGCCCGTTTTATGAACGCGTCCTCGGGCCGGTGCCGAACTCGGGGGCGAGATGGACGGCACGCGCCTCCGGATAGGGGACGTGGGTCGGGGCGACGTAGACGCCCGGCAACGAACGCATCCGGCCCCAGAGCTCCTCCTGCAGGTGCGTCGGAGCGGTCTGGTCGAGTTGGCCGTGCGGTATCGGCCCCCTGGTGAGCGGCTCCGGTCCGGGGCGTTCGGGCAGACTGAGCGCGGACATGGCTCCTCCGGTGGATGGACTTTCGATAGCGGATTTTTTACTCAGAGTTATTTTTCCGTCGAACTGTGTTATGGAGTACTATTGCTGGCATGACTGTCGCGGCGAACATGCCAGCGGACGGCGTCGAAGCGACCGTCCAGCGGTGGGGGGCCCAACGGCCCGACCTCGACGTTTCCCCGATGTCCGTGATCGGGTGGCTGACCACCGCGTCCCGGCAGATCGAACGACGCCTGTCGGCCGTACTGACCGATTACGGGTTGCAGAGCTGGGAATTCGACGTCCTGGCCACGCTACGTACAGACGGCGAACCGTACGAGATGTGCCCCGGGACGATCGGGGGACACCTGCGGGTCTCCAACAGCGCGATGACCAACCGGATCAACCGCCTGGAGGAGGCCGGGCTCGTCGAGCGGCACTTCAGCCCGCACAACCGCCGAATCATCATCATCCGGCTCAGCGAACGAGGGATCGAGCTGACCGACCGGGCGATGGAATGCTACCTGAACGAGGGCAGGAGCGCGCTGGAGGCGCTCACCCCGCAGGAGGTGGACCAGCTGTGCGGACTGCTGCGCAAGCTCAGCACCGAAACCGGCACCGAGTCGGTGTGACCACGACGACGAATCCCCGCCGCTCACGCCCCGCTCCCCACACTGGTGAGGGGTAAGGGCTCGACCCGACGAAACCGCCGCGCCTGGTAGACCAGCGGATCACCACGGGTGGTGCCGATCTCCACCGGCCTGCCGAGCAGAATGCTGTGATCGCCCGCGTCCACCGTCTCGACCCGGCGGCACTGCAACCGCGCCAGTGCGTCCGGATGCGTCGGTGCCCCGTGGTCACCGGTCACGAACCCGGAACCGCTGAAGCGGTCGGCCACCGGCTTGGCGAAACGCTCCGCGAGCTCCCGCTGCTCCGCGGCCAGGACGCTGACGGCGAAGTTCTCGCAGGTGGCGAAAACGCCGTGGGAGCGCGCCGATTTGGCCTGGCAGACCAGCAGCAGCAACGGCTCCACGGAGACCGAGGACACCGAGCTGGCCGCGAAGCCCACCGGCTCCGCGTGCTGGTCCAGCGTGGTCACCACGCACACCCCCGCGGCGAGCGAGGCCATCGCTTCCTTGAACTCGGTCACCAGCTCCTGGTGCGCCGGGATTTCGGGATCGACTTCCAGAACCGTGCGGCTCAACGACGCTCACTCCCAACAAGACTCGCGGTGCCGGAGCCGACCGGGGACTCCTTCGCTCCCGCCTCACCCAGCCAGACGCCGTCGGGCTCGCCGAACCACGCCGCTTCCCCCTGATCGCGGTGGAACACCGTGCGTCCGGCACGGATCGTTCGCTCGACCCGCCCAGTGAAGGTCCAGCCCTGGTAGGCCGACCACCCGCAGCGCGAGCGGACCCCCTCGTCCTCGAGCATCCAGTTCGCCTCGGGATCGAGGACGACCAGATCGGCGTCGGCCCCCGGTTCGATGCGCCCCTTGCGTTCCAGCCCGAACAACCCGGCCGGTCCCGTTCCCAGCAACCGGACGGCCACGCGCAGCAGCTCGTCGGTGCCCCACTCCGGCAGTCGCCTGCGCAACCCGGTGAGCAGAGCGGGAAACAGCTCCTGGACCCCCGGCAACCCGGGAGGGGCGTCCTCGGGGGAACGGACCTTGTCGGACAGCTCGTGCGGCGCGTGGTCACTGCCCATGCAGGAGGCCTCGCCGTCGATCACCGCCGCCCACAACCTGTCCTGGTCGGTCCGGTCCCTGATCGCCGGGCTGAGCCTTATGCGCGCCCCCATCCGCCGCGTGTCCTCGGCGGTGAAGGAGAGGTGGTGCGCGGTGACCTCGAAACTGACCGGCAGCCCCGCGGCACGTGCCGCGCTGAGCAGATCGGCTTCCTCCCGCGAGGAGACGTGCAGCACGTGGATGGGGGTGCCGTACCCGCGGACCAGCTCGATCAGTTTGGCCACCGCCACCACGCCACCGCTGCGCGGTCGCAGGCGTTCGTAGTCGCGGTAGCTGCCCGGCGCGCCGTGCCACTGGTCGAGCAGTTCGAAGACCTCGCTGTCCTCCGCGTGGAACAGCAGCCGCAGGCCGCTGTCGGCTCCCCTGCGGAACAGCTCTTCCAGGGCCCCCGCGTCACGGAGCACGTTCGGGGCGGTGTGGTGACCCGCCAGGAAGGCCTTCGCGGAAGTGGCCTCCCGTGGCGTGAACCCCTCCAGCCGGCGCAGCCCCGACGGGTCCACCC
The nucleotide sequence above comes from Actinopolyspora erythraea. Encoded proteins:
- a CDS encoding diacylglycerol/lipid kinase family protein; the protein is MSTNGGANRVAVVVNTLSRTGSIAYTQAVRALDELGVPLGTTYPLKDPARLVETVRAAIDEEHDLVVIGGGDGTISSVVDVLAHTGVPMGLLPLGTANDFARTLEIPTETEKACETIARGKVVDIDLGLCGNNYYANRASVGIGANVANAMSPRLKKTVGSLAYPVASAKGFLRHRPFPARLTFPDGDHPTKEFNSLLQVSVANGRYFGGGQLAVPDSGIDDSTLDVTVIKHGNIRELTTVVRNFKSTRLLETDQAEHIRTRRVRLETTPNMPINVDGELVAGTPGEFSVARNALHVIVPRDWVDGG
- a CDS encoding PIG-L deacetylase family protein, which produces MTESLEPMPTDWQRALVVVAHPDDVEFAACAAVARWTEEGREVSYLLASRGEAGIDGLAPEQAGPLREREQRESAALVGVEDVRFLDHRDGVIEEGTVLRRDLARGIREVRPELVVTFNHYDRWGFGGWNSPDHRAVGRAALDAVGDAGNRWIFPELVTEENLPPWNGVRRIAVAGSPHPTHAVDVGPTLGRAVESLAAHAAYLSALTEQAPEEMARDFLHRTTAEAGALFGTEHAVTFELVE
- a CDS encoding FAD-binding dehydrogenase — encoded protein: MASDADVIVVGAGLAGLVATYELTRAGRSVLLVEQENADNLGGQAHWSLGGLFLVDSPEQRRLGVRDSYELALRDWTNSAAFDRPEVDYWPRRWARAYVEFAAGEKRSYLRGLGMRFMPFVGWAERGGGTATSHGNSVPRFHFGWGTGPEIVRVFAERVLRAERAGLVRIRYRHRVDELLVSDGAAHGVRGGVLEPSAERRGVASSRNVVGEFEYHAQAVVVTSGGIGGDHELVRRNWPSWLGRAPEHMLTGVPAHVDGRMLDAGERAGASVVNRDRMWHYTEGITNWDPVWPGHGIRILPGPSSMWLDATGERLPAPYFPGFDNMGTLRHILGTGYDYSWFLLDQSILAKEFALSGSEQNPDLTDKSPRKLLSRVRKGAPGPVEAFKRHGVDFVVRDNLRDLVDGMNELTGESLLDFGAVRDRVAARDAEMSRPYGKDMQVSAIRAARRFVSDRAIRVATPHGLLDDGNGPLVAVRLRPLTRKTLGGLETNLDSQVMRPDGSTFDGLYAAGEVAGFGGGGVHGYNALEGTFLGGCVFSGRNAGRAIARDLI
- the mctP gene encoding monocarboxylate uptake permease MctP, yielding MQWTEFGVFAALFLFVSVLGFAATRWRRAESMQHLDEWGLGGRKFGSWITWFLVGGDLYTAYTFVAVPALVFGAGAMGFFALPYTVVLYPLVLLPLLRMWSVSRVHGYVTPADYVRGRYGSPLLATLIAVTGIVATMPYIALQLAGLEAVLRTMGLNAGGLAGHAPLFVAFLVLALYTYQSGLRAPALIAFVKDLLIYVVIIVAVFYLPTELGGWGAIIDESAAELSDPDSGGSGSILLGEHNQLQYATLALGSALSLFLYPHSLTGILASSGRGVIRRNMVALPAYSFLLGMLALLGYAALAAGVEPIVNGATGEPDSNTIVPVLFDRMFSDWFAGLAYAAIGIGALVPAAIMSIAAANLWTRNIYKEHLRPGATPAQEAKQAKLASLVVKFGAVLSIVFIDPQFSIDMQLIGGVIVLQTLPAVAIALYTRWLHRWALVAGWAVGMAWGLWQLYLIPKDPVTGEGHFGGSAMPLSDFSLFGWQPLSGIETQIYVGAVALLLNLLVAVVLTPLVRRFGAAEGTDTTVEADYHATGAPARARPEETGEASGEVASR
- a CDS encoding DUF3311 domain-containing protein, whose amino-acid sequence is MSQQRGSTTGARSGTDRSPWNLLLLVPLLMLVTPLWNHDEPRLFGLPMFYWSQFLFVPLGVVCVGLVVRAANRRERAVTESTTDGGGGKR
- a CDS encoding dipeptidase; this translates as MTETTEPESRRIAARLLAEHPVFDGHNDLPWALRESVGYDLDRADIASDQSAALHTDLARLRSGGVGAQFWSVYVSTDLTGDAAVSATLEQIDCVRALTERYSDRLVPAYSSADVARCRESGGVASLLGAEGGHSINCSMGALRALYELGVRYMTLTHNDNVAWADSATDEPAAGGLTRFGEAVVREMNRLGMLVDLSHTSAETMRDALRVSRAPVIFSHSSARAVCDHPRNVPDDVLRSLADNGGVAMATFVPKFVLPEAAEWDRAADAHLRGLGLHPLDGTERGRRARAEFERENPRPVATVSKVADHLDHMRESAGIDHIGLGGDFDGTPFTTAGLDDVAGYPNLLAELLDRSWSEAELAKLTWHNPLRALREAEAVSERLRRTEAPSIATVAQLDGERTA
- a CDS encoding GNAT family N-acetyltransferase — protein: MFAHPLGADAELRPLEPWQAAEFAEFTEANRGHLEPWLPWTGIVVDEESARRFLRNYANKQAEDTGRITGIWSRGELVGGALFRVFDTSSGCCELGVWLSESAQGNGLVTRTCEHLIDWAVRIRGMARVEYRVSAENHRSIAVAKRLGMTHEGTLRGSLPLRGGRHDMQIWALLAEEWHGGTS
- a CDS encoding luciferase domain-containing protein, whose product is MKRAREFAHMHPVQDSSLHMTLPATVKKLVTEAGWGVPHPIQNTQLVYGPAIATRSRWCGGSCCAPTTTRGEARWTTRLPPHLPVGKRGGERVGVSPNPREAARYPVDVHAGPGRPRGGTTRVGPSAAFAPVAQHRRRGFSVGFRRWVHRSG